The sequence TACAACATAAACtgttaaataataatatttttttttaaatttaacataTTCCTTAAAGATGCTTTAAGAAGTAAAGTAATACAGCAACACGCCGTATTGTGTAGAAGTATACTTTTGGTTTTGAGTTTTAGAAgtgggaaagggatcctcttcggattcctTCCATCAAATCCATCAATCcggatccttgaaatttgatccaacgactaaagttattatagcTTTTAAAAGGGACTCGTGTTtttagtcgttggatcaaattttaaggactACAATTAGTGGATTTGATGAAAATGATCCAGAGATAATCCATTTCCTTAGAAGTGTATTAATTGTGCGGCTCCGCATCAGTACTAAGATGGCCAAGAGATTCAAGAGAATGTAATTTGCTTATTTGTCGGCAGACCCGAAAAATGAAGGTAAAAATTGAACCCTAAATTTGAACATCCTGAGTTTAATAAATTTGAgtacttttcttttttaattgggTATAGATATTTTGTCAAAAGTAAATAATTCATTCATATTTGACCATAAACATTTACATTCgaaacttaaatattaaaaactcaTTCAAGTTCAAATGCGCACTAATTTGATATTCACGTGCCTAGAAACATATGCCGAGATTGCATGAGCCGTTTTATTACATACTCTAGATGCATAATGAAAACTCATCGATCCAAACTGAATCACTCTCACAGGATATAATGGACTAAAAATAACGACAAAGTATaaattgttttattatatataattcCGTAATTTGTAGAGAAAGAGACTAGTTGAGCAAAACAAAGTATATCTCTATTTTAGTGTCGTCTTGAGTATAAGTTCTTTTACaaacataaaatacacaaacttaaatatttcattaaaaaagCTTTTGTTAGTGTTTTCTGGATCTCGTAAATTGACATTTTTAATTTGAGCtcttacaaaaacaaaatacaaaaatttgagatttatgaaaaataaaaaaatttggaaagtAAGTATTTCAGTACAAATTGATATGTAATTCCCCATTCACAAGAAGGAGACCAACTTGAGAATAGGCAGCATATTATTGTTAGCATATTCTCTCAAGTCACACCCCATAATATATCatcttaatatttttctttttttccaaatttaatattgttttccttttaaaagTGAATAATTATTGGAAATATACGTCCCTCCACCCCCACCcaagtgaaaataaaaaatgcaagCCATAGGCCAAAAAGACAAAATTCCTCAAACACtggaaattaaataatttcttccccttttttatattcacaataattaccatataaaaattccaaaataaaaatggtaaatCATGTGTTGACTCGTCGGGTCACgaaatttttgagaaaattaaaacaaaaaataaaaaaagaagagaaatttcAAAATCAGCAAGAGAAATCagattttctttatttaaatataaaataaatgtgtaTCTATATATAAACAGATGAGGCATTATTATCAATTATtgttaatattgtttttttttgtgtgtggatACAGAAGCGGAAGCTGTCATTGCCTTTCTCTGTGTTTCCTGAGAATCTGAGAAAGACCCTTTCTCCCTCTGTCTGCTTTGCTTGATAAGCAAAACACAAAGTCAGAGactttcagagagagagagagagagagagagagagagaaagatagttTCTTTGTTCTTCCAGCATCTTagctttttttgtttgtaattcTAGTTTCCCTTTTGCTCTTTCAAAACGTTGTTGTACTCTGAATTTCAGAAACATAtatgtacatacatatatataattattgacTCTCCGTCTCTCATTGTGtacgtttatatatatatatgtatatgtatatgtgctGTGTGTACAAAATTTGAGGTTTTTGGAGCTTTTGAGCAGTGAAGGGGGTTGGGTTTTGAAATTCAAGTGCTAAACAGGTTTTGAAAGCAAGAAGCTTTTTTGCCCGTGCTTTTTGAGGCTCGGGTTGATCCGAAATCATGAACTACGGGACAGGGCAACTCCCTCCTAATCGGGTCGACCCGGAACAACCCAGTTCCTGCTTTTTGCAGAAGTTCAAGCTCTACGAAACCCGCTCGGTACTAGATTTTTGCTAAATATAATGTTTTCTGTATATGCTTTGAATTGAACGTGTCTTGTTTTTTAAGGTTTGATCTGCTTTTGATTTTAAGGAATGCATAACATGAATCCTGTTAAATTGCTAATGTTAGTTTTGTGAAGCTGGAGACTTGAAGGACAAATATTTGAGATGTGAACAGTTTTcaagttttgattttgattgttCAGAACTTAACTTTAGTCAACTTTATGATTTGGGTTTATGAGTATTATTTAGTTTGAGTTCGtattcatcaaattttgttgatGCGGATTTCTTGATGTGTTTTGGTATTGAATCTGCTAGTTTTTTTGTGCTGCTTCAGGAGTCTTTGTAAATCTTGACCCACTGTCAATCTAATTTGATTCGTTATTGAAAATTCCGGCATTGAAGATTGAATATATTGCTAATGATATCTTTCCATTCCTGTTTGATTCCGGAATCTCATGTATTTTCAAATCCTTCGGATAGAAACTGGATGTTGATGGATTTGGTTGTTGAAAGCTGTCTGTTTTGTTGCTCTCATTTTAGGAATATAGAAAAAGTAGTGTAAATTCGTTGCTTCGTTTCTTTGTTTCACCTCTTTGTTGTGCCAATTGTTGAGACTACCGATTATTAATGACGTTTTGTATGCAACAGAATTTTTATTTGATAGGAAGAGACAAATGCAGAACCTTTTGGAGGGTTCTAAAGATTGACAGATTGGATCCATCTGAGTTAAACATTCTTGAAGATCCTGCAACATACTCGGATAATGAGTGCTACGACCTCCTGAAACGGATAGATGAAGGAAACAAGTCAATGGGTGGACTTAAACTTATCACCATTTGTTATGGAATTGTTGGTAGGACTTCTTTGCATGGTTTTATACCTTTTCACAtcttttggttttaatttaaatttgaagataTTTTCTTCTGATTTTAGGGTTCGTGAAATTTCTGGGACCTTATTACATGATAATTATtacaaaaagaaggaaaattggCACTATTTGTGGCCATACGATCTATGCAATTTCCAAGAGCGAGATGATTCCAGTTCCAAATCCCACCGTGCGGTCAAAATTGGCCAATTCTAAGAATGATGAGAACAGGTCTTTTGTCCATTTTGCATGTAAATGTAATATGTACTTGGTACTTTTAAAGCGATTTAAGGGAGTAGTATTCAGAGTTTTAAATTGCCAATTTGTATTTCTATAAGAATTGTGCCATGGTGTTACGTTATTTAGGTTTCAATTAACTTGGCTAGTATAGTAGTAGAAAGTTCTTCACTGTGGAGGTAATCTCTGTGCTCCATTGTTAATAGTTAATACACCCTTCAATGCGATATTAATGGTGTGGAACTTCTCAATTCAGACTTGGCTCCTGTTCTTCTGCTACCTTAGTTTGTCTTTTGCTAAGATAAGGCAAATAATGAATCTTGTGGACTATTAATTTGGCATATACGAAATCTTCGTTGTTAGATCCTTCATTGTTAATACTGCTTTTTAGGGGCTATTTCCACTTGCCTTTCCAGTCCATTTCCTGCAAATATGCAGGGGCAAACTTCATTGCCATTGTGATGTAAATGTAATGAGGCAAGGTATCATCAGGTTTTCACGGGGAAAAccactttctttccttttctccttttttcccCCTTTCTGGTTAATATCTTCacttcaaatatttgtttcATCAGTATACTTtcgctttttatttttttattttttatttttttattttttttaaattataaagtTAATTATCGATATACATTATTcctcattttccttttcttgttGAAATAGATACAAGAAGCTCCTATGCACGGTGGACCTCACAAAGGACTTCTTTTTCAGCTATTCATACAATATTATGTCTAGTCTTCAAAAGAATATATGTGACAGGAAGACAGGATCGTCCCTTTATGAAACAATGTTTGTTTGGAATGAGTATTTGACACATGGAATCCGATATTGTCTGAAGAATACTCTCTGGACAGTTGCTCTAGTGTATGGATTCTTTAAACAGGTAAGAACGCCAAATCCATCATTGGCACTGCTTCAAACTAGAAATTTAATGATCGCTTGCTGGAATTTTGTTTTGCATTTAGTTCTAAGCTTTTATTCCTTTATGTGAAGTGGCTTTTCTAACTGTTCAAAGTAATCTTGGTTGCTGTTATGATATGTAGTGATTAATGCAAAATTTCTTCCTTaatagtttttcttaaaaaaacttTATGCGCATTGTTTGGTACATTTTTTGGTAATATTTTTGGCTTCGTGCTTTGGTATCCAGGTCAATCTTTCTGTATCTGGCAGGGATTTCAAGTTGACCCTCATTGCCAGACGTTCACGTCACTTTGCTGGCACCAGGTTTGGACACTGCTATTGCCTGTTTTCTGTATTAATTAATGGTTACTGCTAAGTTCCTTACAAATATACATTTGCATTCCCGTGTGTGCAGATATCTAAAGCGAGGTGTAAATGAGAAAGGTAAAGTAGCTAATGATGTTGAGACAGAGCAGCTTGTTATTGAAGGTGCTCCTGAAGGACACCCAGTACGAATAAGTTCTGTTGTGCAGCACCGAGGATCAATTCCCCTTTTCTGGTCCCAGGAAACCTCTCGACTAAATATCAAACCTGACATAATACGTATGACTCCGGCGAACCCACTTGTTTTATTCTCTGTGGTGGTTCTCATATATTCCACTGATGTTTTATCTTTTGCCAGTATCAAGGAAGGATCATAACTACGAGGCCACAAGACTTCATTTTGAAAATCTTGTCCAAAGATATGGAGACCcaataattattttgaatctGATTAAGGTAGCACTTGTTTGTTTTACAGGCATCGATGCTTCTAGTCTTGCTATCcttgtatataaattttaaactaaatctGATCATCCTTCCAACTCtattctcatcttttctcctctAATTGATCGTTCTTTTCAGACAAATGAGAAGAAGCCTCGAGAAACAATTCTCCATGCAGAGTTTTCACATGCCATCAGATTTATCAATAGGAGTTTACCAAAAGAGAGTCGCCTGAGGTTTCTCCATTGGGATCTGCACAAACATGCCAGAAGGTACTTGACTTTCCCTTTTCCTATTATAGGTAGAGAGAACGTCTTTAGTTAAAAGTATGGTTGGGATTAATTGAACTATATCATTTACAGCAAAGCTACCAATGTATTGGCACATCTCGGAAAAGTTGCTACGTATGCATTGGGATTAACCGGAATCTTCTATTGTCAAGTAAACCCCAATTTAAGGCCTGAGGGATTACCTGGCTTTGAGTAAGTTCTTATCTAGACTCAAGATATTGCTTTTTCAGCTTGGTATTCCTTGTTATAGGCTTTGTTGTTCAGTTTTATATATCATTATATACAATAGTAGGCATTTTGAAGTATTGTGTGCACAAAAGCAATTGCAAGCTATTTACAATGCTGACAATTTTGATGCGATGCAGGAAAAATGATGATGCCAATGACTGCTTGTCACATAGCTGTTCAAGTAAAGATGAGGATGCTGATAGCCGAGAAACAGAAATTAGCAATGGTAGTGATGCTGACGATGCAAGCATGAATTGCAATATCACAACCAGGATGTTTCAGAAAGGAGTCCTGAGGACCAATTGCATAGACTGTTTAGATCGCACAAATGTGGCCCAATATTCTTATGGGCTAGTTGGTCTTGGACATCAGCTGCATGCTTTAAGATTTATAGAATCTCCGGATATTGATCTGGATAACCCTCTGGCTGAGGACTTGATGAGAGTTTATGAGTCAATGGGTGACATACTTGCACTACAATATGGCGGTTCTCCAGCACATAATAAGGTAACTTAAAATACATGATTCTAGATCTCAACTTCCACTGCAGGTATCCGGTAAATAAAAGTAACGTAATTGATTAAAACTGAGAAGATGGAAGTAGTAAATTTAACTAAATTACCTTGAAATCATTTATGTATCTTATATTTGTTTATTGGTGGATCCTCCCCTGTGATATTCTGGTTACACGTTCCAGGGTTTTAAGGTTGCTATGCCTTTTCCCAATACCTTGGCCCTATAAATGGTCATAttgtgttggttgatttttatgttttttgttgATCTGAAACAGATATTCTCTGAGACTAGAGGCCAGTGGAAGGCAGCAACGCAGTCCCAGGAGTTCTTTAGAACTATACAGCGGTTCTACAGTAATGCTTACGTGGATGGTGTGAAACAAGATGCTATTAATGTGTAAGTCAAATGATGCCACTCTTATACTTGGTCCATCTGCATTTGAGTAATGTAGGCTAACAGGTGCACTATTTCACTGTATAATTCTGCAGATTCCTAGGTTACTTTCAACCACAACCGGGTAAACCACAACTGTGGGAATTGAATTCGGATCAGCAATACAATGTTGGGAGGTATGACCCTAATTTTGCTAATGACAATGCTATGTGTTTGTTCTTTGCAGTTGAAATAGGGAGACCACCAttgtaaaaagaaaatatacacACACGTATCCATATGTcaatgtttttcttttgttggagaATAGTGTTCCACATGGGTGGGAGAAGGAGGTTAGTTGGGGCAATACTGGTATTTTGGTGGTGGGTTATGATGGGCCTAAAACGTTTTTCACTTTTAAGTTCAAGATATCTGATATCTCGGTGGATGATATTTAGGGTGACAATAATTTTCAGCTTATGACTCTATTAGAAAGATGAGTAGATTAATATTATGGTTTCTTATtagcagaaaagaagaagaaaaagaaaaagaaaaaaatcaatattGTGGTTTCTGTTTGTTTGATATTATCACAAGGAATAAATAGCCTATGACTTGATCTACATATGACATTCAAGATGACTTTCTATGTATTTAGGTCGTTTATCAAAAGGTCACTATCCGAGGGCCATATTCTCGGCGAAAGTGATTCACCTATGGCAAGCACAGATGTTGGGTACAATCAACCTTTGTCTGAAATCGCACAAGGAAGTAACAGAGCAATTTCAGAGTCAGCACCAACAATCTCAACTTGCGAAAGTGAGATATCCTATTGCAGGTATGCTTGCATTGCAATTCATATACTCGTTTACCAATAAAAGCTGTTGTAACAATATCAGGTTTCTAATGGCCAAAGAAAAACATTCTAGTTTTTCTAAGCCAATAAATTTGATGGTTGTTCTATCTTTAGGCCTACAATAATTCCTTTCTTCCGGTCTAATAATTGCTGTTGTAGGTTTACCCCCTCAATGCCTTGCAAGCAGCTTTTTGGTGGGTTGCAAGAAGACGAATGTCTCCAGAGTGATCATATCATTTATGATGAACACGATGATGATTGCAACTTGTCAAATTTTCTGGATGTGGACTGGTTGTCCACATCAGGAAATTCCTGTGAAGAAGAATGTGGAAGGTACTTATTCCTACCCTCTAAAAAATGCATGCAGATTAGACTTGGCAATATATCATTTGAACTTTCTAGTTATGAGAACTGACAATTGATTCGCAATAGGTCTATGACCAGCCTTTCCTCGGAGAATCTTGTGAATGGACCAAAGATTGAAACGAGCACATCTGCAAGTGAATCTGGATCCACGAGAAAGGTAAACTACTTGCTGGGATTGGCACGAAATATTGAAATAGTGAAAAAGTGTACCATTTGCATTAATATAAAAAAGATTAACAGATTTCCTGATGAAAAGACGGAAGATTAGTTGGTTATACCATTCTACTGCCCTTACATAAGTAGAACTCTGTCGTAGCATCTTTTTCTCAGTAGTGACCAAGTGGCGATGGCTAGTTTGCTTAATAAAGTTGGAGGAAAAGAGTTGGACCTTGGACTTTATCCATTGACGTTGCGTATTATTCAAATTTTAGTGTTAATTGGTTTCTATCGCTGCAGAACTGTTGCCTTCATAAGATGTTTTATAGACTTCCATATCCTGTTAGACTTGTCATCTTTGTACTCCCTATGTTAGAGCAGTAAACCAAATTGTTAATGTCTTTTATTTTTCGTGATTTATTAGGGAAAAGAGCAATACGAATCAGAGGTCAGTCGTGATAATGTGACACCCACATATTCAGAGAGCTTCATGGACTGGGTAGCTAATGGGGAGTTGCTGTTTCTTTGAAGCTAACTAAAAGGTTTTGCCTCATAACTTTAACTCAACTCGTCCGAAGGATTTGGGTTCTTGTACAGAAAATAAATGGTAAGAATATCAccaaccaaaagaaaatagtacTGGGATTTGCTGAGAAATTGATTCTTCAAGGTGAAAACTAATTCTTGGGTAGACTTTACAGTTTACCTTGTCATATGATCCATTGTCATGATAGGGGAAGTAGCAATAAGCAACCCGTATAGTTCTCAACTCCGCTGCTTCTTGTAGGTTCTAATATCTCTAAAAATGATATACTTGTGAATTTTATTAGATAGCAACAGATTTCCTCCTCTCAATTCAATATGCAGGTTCAGATTTggtttcatttcattttctttctcatgTTTATTTATCGAGCAAACTTTGTATTACCCATCTGTGCACGTCAGCGCTGATGTTCATATCATGTAGTGTCAgggaagtgattttcacacaccccattttctcCCTAGGCACTTTCTTTAATTCTGCTCAATTCATTCATTCTAAAGGCGAGGGAAAAGGAAGGAAGGTGCGTAGAAGGAGAAATGGATGTCTGAAAATCATTTTCCAATATTTATCTCCTTGAAAAGTAAAACGCTATTGGACTGCATCTACACTTGTATGCGAATGTCAAGTAAAGTTACAGGGCATCGGTTGGAAATGTTAAGAAAAGCAAATAGGGTTTCGAAGCAAGCGAAGTGAAGCTGAAACGTTGATCGGATTGGATAGCTCTTCGTCGACCTACTCCCGCGCATCAAATTCCGACCAACAACTTGGAGGTATAGTTGTGTGGCATTGGTTTGCTAAGTTGGCACACTAGCAGATTGTGTCCCGGTTGAACCCCATTTCCGAGTAGTCTGCAACATTTGAGAGTGCTTCTTTCTgttcattgttttttttctttttttttcttttttttttttttttgttagaaggGGATGGTCGTTTCATGACCCTGCTGCATTACGTTCACTTGTACGTGTTGGGCACGTTGCAAGGTTAACCCGATCCTAATCATCATTTACGGGTCGGGTTAAACTCAACCCAACCTGTGGGTGAACTTGGGTTAAACTTGGGGTTGCCCAATTTTATCACAGGGTGGATAATAAATGGATTCAACACAATCGTGATAATTGGGGTTAACTTCCTTCCAAAAAGGATGGCTCATCCAAAACTaagggctcgtttggaagtaTATTAAAATGGTTAAAAACGTTtttgatgaaatggttttgggataaacacttgaagtgctttggaaactcaaaaatattttttttaaaaactatttcagtaattttaaaagcatttctaAAGAAACCCTAACAAACTGAACAAGTTATAAAATGATGAGTCACTAACTACCTTGAAGAGTTGCAATTGAGAAAAAAGGAacgcgaaaaaagaaaaaaaagaaaagataaagagTCCTGCAACCTAACCCAAATTGCTGCTCATAAACATGTTGTAgtaagaaaaaaattggataatTCACAAAGTCCTGCAACCTAACACATCGTTAAATATTACCCAAGTCTCGTATCAAGCAAACAACACGCATGAAGAGTTTTTCACCATAAAATTAACTGATAATACAGAGATGTTCAACATCAATCCACACTTAAAATGCATGCAAGGTCCTTTGTTTTTCCGACGTGGCATTCATGCCCTCGACAAAAACATTGAGCAAGACAATCCACAGTTTTGAGTGTCCTTTCATGACAGGGAAACCAACTCTTATGCAAAGAGACGTTTACGCAGGCAAACGGCGACGGTAGCGGGTGCAGTAGTGGTGCAATAGCAAGGGAGTGACTGTCGAAAAATCACATATAAAATGCTTAAACAAGGTTGGCGCAGATAGCACAGTTGATTATTATTTGCAACAATATAAGATGGTTAAGAAAGCATATATATTAATACGGATAACAATGTCAACATCTCCAACAAAACTCAATTCTACAGCTTAACAGTCTAAAAACCAATCCATTTTTCAGAAATGGAATCATAATCCCTTTACTAAacccaaaaaagaagaaatctaGCCGATTACAAAATGATTCAACACATTGTGGTGACCAAAATTTCCTTATTCCCCCCAGCCGGTAGGAGCGGGAACTCCACCTTCAACAACGGGGGCAGTAGCCAGAGCCTGTGGTGGTGGAACAGCCGAATCCCATCCATCTGCTACTATTGGTACTGCAAAACATAAACGGGATAAGTCAGAATAGGTACACGGGCGAACAAAGAAGTTTAAGGAAATCCCAGGTAGCAAGCATAAATATTTCTAACATCCAGCAAAGTCCGCAGGGAAATGAGCCTAACCACAGCAAATGGATAATTTTCTTAGAGCGTGGCAAAACAATAACAGTTTAGAAAAAATAAGCAGCAAAAACAGGGGTAGATAATACAAACTCAAGCGCAACAATTTAAgcacaaacttttaataataaaaaggtTTGAGAAGTGAAACCTGCTTCTACGGTCCAGCCAGGAGCTGCAGGGATGGGTGCAGATGCATCCGTTGGCCACTGAGCATCAGATATTTGGGCAGACCAATCACCGCCAACAGGTGCAGAGAAATCGTTTCCATACTCGATTGCTGcagtttcttcttccttttccttggCCTCCTCAGGGTCTCTATAGAAGAATAGATCAACCTGCAAAAAGAAGTTTGGGCGAAGATGAAGCTTAGAGACAATTCTAAATAAGCTCAATTACAAAATAATGCTCAAATA is a genomic window of Malus domestica chromosome 09, GDT2T_hap1 containing:
- the LOC103443644 gene encoding phosphoinositide phosphatase SAC2-like isoform X2 — protein: MSSLQKNICDRKTGSSLYETMFVWNEYLTHGIRYCLKNTLWTVALVYGFFKQVNLSVSGRDFKLTLIARRSRHFAGTRYLKRGVNEKGKVANDVETEQLVIEGAPEGHPVRISSVVQHRGSIPLFWSQETSRLNIKPDIILSRKDHNYEATRLHFENLVQRYGDPIIILNLIKTNEKKPRETILHAEFSHAIRFINRSLPKESRLRFLHWDLHKHARSKATNVLAHLGKVATYALGLTGIFYCQVNPNLRPEGLPGFEKNDDANDCLSHSCSSKDEDADSRETEISNGSDADDASMNCNITTRMFQKGVLRTNCIDCLDRTNVAQYSYGLVGLGHQLHALRFIESPDIDLDNPLAEDLMRVYESMGDILALQYGGSPAHNKIFSETRGQWKAATQSQEFFRTIQRFYSNAYVDGVKQDAINVFLGYFQPQPGKPQLWELNSDQQYNVGRSFIKRSLSEGHILGESDSPMASTDVGYNQPLSEIAQGSNRAISESAPTISTCESEISYCRFTPSMPCKQLFGGLQEDECLQSDHIIYDEHDDDCNLSNFLDVDWLSTSGNSCEEECGRSMTSLSSENLVNGPKIETSTSASESGSTRKGKEQYESEVSRDNVTPTYSESFMDWVANGELLFL
- the LOC103443644 gene encoding phosphoinositide phosphatase SAC2-like isoform X1; this translates as MNYGTGQLPPNRVDPEQPSSCFLQKFKLYETRSNFYLIGRDKCRTFWRVLKIDRLDPSELNILEDPATYSDNECYDLLKRIDEGNKSMGGLKLITICYGIVGFVKFLGPYYMIIITKRRKIGTICGHTIYAISKSEMIPVPNPTVRSKLANSKNDENRYKKLLCTVDLTKDFFFSYSYNIMSSLQKNICDRKTGSSLYETMFVWNEYLTHGIRYCLKNTLWTVALVYGFFKQVNLSVSGRDFKLTLIARRSRHFAGTRYLKRGVNEKGKVANDVETEQLVIEGAPEGHPVRISSVVQHRGSIPLFWSQETSRLNIKPDIILSRKDHNYEATRLHFENLVQRYGDPIIILNLIKTNEKKPRETILHAEFSHAIRFINRSLPKESRLRFLHWDLHKHARSKATNVLAHLGKVATYALGLTGIFYCQVNPNLRPEGLPGFEKNDDANDCLSHSCSSKDEDADSRETEISNGSDADDASMNCNITTRMFQKGVLRTNCIDCLDRTNVAQYSYGLVGLGHQLHALRFIESPDIDLDNPLAEDLMRVYESMGDILALQYGGSPAHNKIFSETRGQWKAATQSQEFFRTIQRFYSNAYVDGVKQDAINVFLGYFQPQPGKPQLWELNSDQQYNVGRSFIKRSLSEGHILGESDSPMASTDVGYNQPLSEIAQGSNRAISESAPTISTCESEISYCRFTPSMPCKQLFGGLQEDECLQSDHIIYDEHDDDCNLSNFLDVDWLSTSGNSCEEECGRSMTSLSSENLVNGPKIETSTSASESGSTRKGKEQYESEVSRDNVTPTYSESFMDWVANGELLFL